Proteins co-encoded in one Leptospira levettii genomic window:
- the leuD gene encoding 3-isopropylmalate dehydratase small subunit: MKAFTKLKGIAALLDKANVDTDQIIPKQFLRKIERSGFGKHLFHDWRFLDDAGQKPNPDFVLNAPRYQGATILVTRDNFGCGSSREHAPWALEDYGFRSILSPSYADIFYNNCFKNGMLPIVLPESQIQEIFQTIDKKPGANLEIDLENQVVITEEGKKYPFEVDAFRKHCLLNGLDDIGLTLQKADFIQKFEEKNLKDVPWLYRKSV; the protein is encoded by the coding sequence ATGAAAGCATTTACGAAATTAAAAGGGATCGCAGCCTTACTTGACAAAGCAAACGTAGACACAGACCAAATCATCCCCAAACAATTCCTTCGTAAAATCGAAAGGTCAGGGTTTGGAAAACATTTATTCCATGATTGGAGATTTCTGGATGATGCAGGGCAAAAACCAAACCCAGACTTTGTCCTCAATGCACCTAGATACCAAGGTGCCACAATTCTTGTCACTCGTGACAATTTTGGATGTGGTTCTTCTCGTGAACACGCACCTTGGGCACTTGAAGATTATGGATTTCGTTCCATCCTTTCTCCATCCTATGCAGATATTTTTTACAATAACTGTTTTAAGAACGGAATGTTACCGATTGTTTTGCCTGAATCCCAAATCCAAGAAATTTTCCAAACGATCGACAAAAAACCTGGTGCCAATTTGGAAATTGATTTGGAAAACCAAGTTGTCATCACAGAGGAAGGGAAAAAATACCCATTTGAAGTGGATGCCTTCCGTAAACATTGCCTTCTCAATGGTTTGGATGACATTGGCCTTACCCTCCAAAAAGCAGATTTTATTCAAAAATTTGAAGAAAAGAACCTAAAAGATGTTCCCTGGTTGTACAGAAAGAGTGTATAA
- a CDS encoding glycosyltransferase family 2 protein, with translation MDGKRKRKLSVAIITFNEEKNIGDCIRSVLTFADEIIVLDSFSTDKTKEIATSFPSVRFYEAPFPGHVEQKNKAISYCNNDWILSLDADERANETLQKSILTFLEAEEIHCEGFKIARLTFHLGKWIRYSGWYPQRRYRLFRKESAGWVGENPHDFIELKTGSRGKVMKGDILHYSFTDFSHQINTINQFSSIVAYTRYAKGESFSLLKTILKPLGKFIEIYVFKFGFLDGIPGLWIALASSFSTFLKYAKLYELDKLKLERPSNVRKDYGKK, from the coding sequence ATGGATGGCAAGAGAAAAAGAAAATTGTCGGTGGCTATCATCACCTTCAATGAAGAAAAAAATATTGGTGATTGTATTCGATCTGTTTTAACATTTGCAGATGAAATTATTGTACTTGATTCCTTCAGTACAGACAAAACAAAAGAAATCGCAACTTCATTCCCATCCGTTCGATTTTACGAAGCTCCTTTTCCCGGCCATGTCGAACAAAAAAACAAGGCTATCTCCTATTGTAACAATGATTGGATTTTATCGTTAGATGCAGATGAAAGAGCAAATGAAACACTCCAAAAATCAATCCTTACATTCCTCGAAGCAGAGGAAATCCATTGTGAGGGATTTAAAATAGCAAGGCTTACTTTCCATTTAGGAAAGTGGATCCGGTATAGTGGTTGGTATCCCCAACGCCGTTACCGATTGTTCCGAAAGGAAAGTGCAGGTTGGGTCGGTGAAAACCCTCATGACTTTATCGAATTAAAAACGGGATCTCGGGGAAAGGTAATGAAAGGTGATATCTTACATTACAGTTTTACTGATTTTAGCCATCAGATTAATACGATCAATCAATTCTCAAGTATAGTTGCTTATACTCGTTATGCGAAAGGAGAATCTTTTTCTTTACTCAAAACGATTTTGAAGCCACTCGGAAAATTCATTGAAATTTACGTATTTAAATTTGGATTTTTAGATGGAATCCCAGGTTTATGGATCGCCCTTGCTTCCTCATTTTCGACTTTTTTGAAATATGCGAAATTATATGAACTGGACAAATTGAAGTTGGAACGACCTTCCAATGTAAGAAAAGACTATGGCAAAAAATAG
- the leuC gene encoding 3-isopropylmalate dehydratase large subunit produces the protein MKTMFEKIWNDHLVHEEDGTCLIYIDRHLVHEVTSPQAFESLKLTNRKVRRPDATFATMDHNVSTRTRDWKSVDPISVLQMQTLMDNCKENGITLFDINHPDNGIVHVVAPELGLTHPGMTIVCGDSHTATHGAFGALAFGIGTSEVEHVLATQTLVQKKPKTLEIRVDGKLSPLVSAKDIVLAIIGKIGTDGATGYVIEFTGEAIRSLSMEGRMTICNMAIEAGARAGLISPDETTINYIKGRDFAPKGEQFEIAAAKWKAYATDPGAKFDKTVTLNANEIAPMVSWGTSPGQVIPVTATVPSPNDFTDPVQRKSAESALAYMDLKPGQKLSDVKVNKVFIGSCTNSRIEDLRVVANTVKGKKVSKDVEAIIVPGSGRVKRQAESEGLDQIFLEAGFQWRNPGCSMCLAMNDDVLSPGDRCASTSNRNFEGRQGKGGRTHLVGPAMAAAVAVEGHFVDIREWK, from the coding sequence ATGAAAACCATGTTTGAGAAGATTTGGAATGACCATTTGGTTCACGAGGAAGATGGGACCTGCCTAATCTATATTGATAGACACCTGGTCCATGAGGTAACAAGCCCACAGGCCTTCGAAAGTTTAAAATTAACCAACCGAAAGGTAAGACGTCCCGATGCAACTTTTGCAACGATGGACCACAACGTATCCACGAGAACAAGAGATTGGAAATCAGTGGATCCCATTTCTGTTTTGCAAATGCAAACATTGATGGATAATTGTAAAGAAAACGGCATTACTTTATTTGATATCAACCATCCTGATAATGGGATTGTTCACGTAGTTGCACCAGAACTTGGACTTACCCATCCTGGTATGACAATTGTTTGTGGGGATTCTCACACGGCGACACATGGAGCTTTTGGTGCCCTTGCATTTGGAATTGGTACTTCGGAAGTGGAACATGTGTTAGCAACACAAACACTCGTCCAAAAAAAACCAAAAACCTTAGAAATCAGAGTGGATGGTAAACTCTCTCCACTTGTATCCGCAAAAGACATTGTGCTTGCGATCATTGGAAAAATTGGGACAGACGGTGCAACTGGCTATGTGATCGAATTTACGGGTGAAGCCATTCGTTCCCTCAGTATGGAAGGACGAATGACCATTTGTAATATGGCGATTGAAGCAGGCGCAAGAGCAGGTCTCATATCACCTGATGAAACGACTATTAACTACATCAAAGGTAGAGACTTTGCTCCGAAAGGAGAACAGTTTGAGATAGCGGCTGCTAAGTGGAAAGCGTATGCCACTGACCCAGGTGCTAAGTTTGATAAAACTGTTACATTAAATGCAAATGAAATTGCACCTATGGTGTCTTGGGGAACATCCCCTGGCCAAGTCATTCCTGTAACGGCTACAGTTCCAAGTCCAAATGATTTTACAGACCCTGTCCAACGTAAATCCGCAGAATCAGCGTTAGCGTATATGGATCTTAAACCAGGACAAAAACTTTCAGACGTAAAAGTGAATAAAGTATTCATTGGATCCTGCACCAATTCAAGGATTGAAGACCTTCGTGTTGTCGCAAACACGGTCAAAGGGAAAAAGGTGAGTAAAGATGTGGAAGCCATCATTGTTCCAGGTTCTGGTCGTGTGAAACGCCAAGCGGAAAGTGAAGGACTCGATCAAATTTTCCTCGAAGCTGGTTTCCAATGGCGTAACCCAGGTTGTTCTATGTGCCTTGCTATGAATGATGATGTATTATCTCCAGGGGATCGTTGTGCTTCCACTTCCAACAGGAACTTTGAAGGAAGACAAGGAAAAGGTGGAAGGACACATTTAGTAGGACCAGCAATGGCAGCAGCAGTTGCTGTTGAAGGTCATTTTGTAGACATTCGGGAGTGGAAATAA
- a CDS encoding PLP-dependent cysteine synthase family protein — MIDPISKGIDDFGNSLLQALNNVQGIFGKELSVAKPIKDNVLQLIGNTPLIRLNRIGSEYAGVQFYLKAEFLNPTGSAKDRTAIAMVLDAEKRGKLKKGMPIILSGAGSSSVSFTWIGKVKGYPVYCLVPLTTSPERVQLLRSYGAEVTVTNESDPLKLVELAEEKSKKMGGYLPDELENPANPNFHFKTTGPEIWRDLQGKVGAVISAPGSGGAITGIGRYLKSQDRRVKVIIAGKQNSPFMEYGKTDNPKERERIRLPAVYDPKLIDHYFHVTKDEALHLQADLYEKEGIFAGLTTGTVITGALRFSETLSESEKNERNPFNIVILSPDRD, encoded by the coding sequence ATGATAGATCCAATTTCCAAAGGGATTGATGACTTTGGCAACAGTTTGTTGCAAGCGCTAAACAATGTACAAGGTATCTTTGGAAAGGAACTTTCCGTTGCCAAACCCATTAAGGACAATGTCTTACAATTGATTGGCAATACCCCGCTTATCCGATTGAATCGAATCGGTTCCGAATATGCGGGAGTTCAGTTTTATTTAAAAGCCGAGTTTTTAAACCCTACTGGTTCTGCAAAGGATCGAACTGCCATTGCGATGGTATTAGATGCTGAAAAACGTGGAAAATTAAAAAAAGGAATGCCGATTATCCTTTCCGGCGCTGGATCTTCTTCTGTCAGTTTCACATGGATCGGAAAAGTGAAAGGGTACCCCGTTTATTGCCTGGTTCCACTCACAACCTCTCCCGAACGAGTCCAACTCCTCAGGAGTTATGGTGCAGAAGTGACAGTGACAAATGAATCCGATCCTTTGAAGTTAGTGGAACTTGCGGAAGAGAAATCCAAAAAAATGGGTGGATATTTGCCTGATGAGCTCGAAAACCCAGCCAATCCCAATTTTCATTTTAAAACAACTGGTCCTGAAATTTGGCGTGATTTACAAGGGAAGGTTGGTGCTGTGATCTCTGCTCCTGGTTCTGGTGGGGCCATTACGGGAATTGGTCGTTACTTGAAGTCTCAAGACAGAAGGGTAAAGGTCATCATTGCTGGAAAACAAAACTCTCCTTTTATGGAATATGGAAAAACAGACAATCCAAAAGAACGAGAAAGGATTCGCCTTCCTGCAGTCTATGATCCAAAACTCATTGACCATTATTTCCATGTAACAAAAGACGAAGCCTTACACCTGCAAGCTGACCTTTATGAAAAGGAAGGGATTTTTGCTGGTCTGACAACTGGTACTGTGATTACCGGTGCCCTTCGATTTTCCGAAACACTATCGGAATCAGAGAAAAATGAAAGAAATCCATTTAATATTGTGATTTTATCGCCTGATAGGGATTAA
- a CDS encoding FHA domain-containing protein codes for MGNNLRKHLFYFSRVVFLCFFLMPVALFPEGTVSLRSIDLRSYPDVKLRLHVNGNLHPSGYTLQEQLGNTVRLTEDIHLSQLETKNPLYLNISIPSYTNAEDRRWLLHLVQQLVKMSEQSGGHSKLHIQSDQTFHVFERIRSQVLDVSFPFPKENNSQFPIRNWEQFVDSIPTNETSEDHILLLVSFANEWPDRFEIPEFARRINDKNFRLIVLSPNSLEANKLVSYTKGNFYPISKSESFEFLFSDLKATMSPDWVISYPSPWNLSLWKENEIFGTLTSVTNGVRFEFKYDISPFQTLYLKISDPFVFFPVSLFLILLCIASLYYLRGFEPVQNERNKRIEKTAVLVPEGENLERKDELAVYDRMYGETLEKAARDREIAIATKEKEILPGIAYTYAVIQVREGSQMYEPIPLEWDEMTIGNFESNHIVLHDPNVSGIHAKIKNRKGKYILFDCLSHSGVYLNGKKLLRPKVLHNLDEIQLGKTILTFRGRY; via the coding sequence ATGGGAAACAACTTAAGGAAGCATCTGTTTTATTTCAGTAGGGTTGTTTTCCTTTGTTTTTTTCTTATGCCCGTTGCCCTATTTCCAGAAGGCACAGTTTCATTACGTTCCATTGACTTAAGGTCCTATCCAGACGTAAAACTCCGTTTGCATGTAAATGGAAATCTACATCCAAGTGGTTACACCCTGCAAGAACAATTGGGAAATACCGTAAGACTCACTGAAGATATCCATTTATCTCAACTTGAAACGAAAAACCCACTTTATCTGAATATTTCCATTCCCAGTTATACAAATGCGGAAGACAGAAGGTGGTTACTCCATCTTGTCCAACAACTTGTCAAAATGTCGGAACAAAGTGGAGGCCATTCTAAGCTCCATATCCAGTCGGACCAAACATTTCATGTGTTTGAACGGATTCGCTCCCAAGTTTTGGATGTATCCTTTCCCTTCCCAAAGGAAAATAACTCACAGTTTCCAATTCGTAATTGGGAACAATTTGTTGATTCGATTCCAACGAATGAAACAAGCGAGGATCATATCTTGTTGCTTGTGAGTTTTGCAAATGAATGGCCTGATCGATTTGAAATTCCTGAGTTTGCTCGGCGTATCAACGACAAGAACTTCCGTTTGATTGTGCTTTCACCCAATTCATTGGAAGCGAATAAACTAGTGAGTTATACAAAGGGAAATTTTTATCCAATTTCAAAGTCGGAAAGTTTTGAATTTTTATTTTCCGATCTAAAAGCAACAATGAGTCCTGATTGGGTGATTTCTTATCCTTCTCCTTGGAATTTATCACTATGGAAAGAAAATGAAATTTTTGGGACACTCACTTCCGTTACCAATGGTGTTCGTTTTGAATTCAAATATGATATATCTCCATTCCAAACCTTATATCTTAAAATCTCAGATCCATTTGTTTTTTTTCCAGTCAGTCTTTTTCTCATTTTACTTTGTATTGCTTCCCTTTATTATTTAAGAGGGTTTGAACCCGTTCAGAATGAACGCAATAAAAGAATCGAAAAAACTGCAGTCCTAGTTCCTGAAGGTGAAAACCTGGAACGAAAGGATGAACTTGCCGTTTATGATCGTATGTATGGAGAAACTTTAGAGAAGGCTGCAAGGGATCGAGAAATTGCGATAGCGACAAAAGAAAAGGAAATTTTGCCAGGAATTGCCTATACATATGCGGTAATCCAGGTAAGAGAAGGGAGCCAAATGTATGAACCTATCCCATTAGAATGGGATGAGATGACGATTGGCAATTTTGAATCCAATCATATTGTCTTACATGATCCGAATGTTTCAGGCATCCATGCAAAGATAAAAAACCGAAAGGGTAAATATATATTGTTTGATTGTCTCTCCCATTCGGGTGTATACTTAAACGGCAAAAAATTATTACGTCCAAAAGTTTTGCACAATTTGGATGAGATACAATTGGGTAAAACCATCCTTACATTTCGAGGGAGATACTAA
- a CDS encoding ChpI protein, with the protein MKTAISIPDDLFVSAENTAKKLGIPRSQLFAKALEEFIQNHSKETITEKLNEVYVNGANNKDHSLSEASVAMLRNSLKNDSW; encoded by the coding sequence ATGAAGACAGCTATTTCGATACCAGATGATCTTTTTGTATCTGCTGAAAATACTGCTAAAAAACTTGGAATTCCAAGAAGTCAATTATTTGCAAAAGCTCTGGAAGAATTCATACAGAATCATTCCAAAGAGACGATTACTGAGAAACTGAATGAAGTTTATGTAAATGGTGCAAATAACAAGGATCACTCCCTTTCTGAAGCTTCTGTGGCAATGCTGAGAAATAGTTTAAAAAATGACTCGTGGTGA
- a CDS encoding LBBP_01157 family protein, protein MAKNSSPKKRGFWNQILSLFQSDQSEKGLDSEKRKKEPKSFLMEWATANESWKKKLPTKQVNSGLVTETKKFRLTKTNEKLFRIEGEDYSIILVADNHLYKNKDGKWAGVLFVDEGDLNQNLTKEIGKLDDFLNQFAIPKADLFLETDAPRDDWRVVLGWERFWQEQLLLQMSPNSLALAMLAIGDECKDFFVKIATERQKRLVRDELFYLNLGVSNQNNPHSKTKNLYGFGSALKEFGNKINLIQERREKELEHGA, encoded by the coding sequence ATGGCAAAAAATAGTTCACCAAAGAAAAGGGGATTTTGGAATCAAATCCTATCCCTATTCCAATCAGATCAGAGTGAAAAAGGACTCGATTCTGAAAAACGAAAAAAAGAACCAAAATCGTTTCTTATGGAATGGGCTACCGCAAACGAATCTTGGAAAAAGAAACTCCCCACAAAACAGGTCAATTCAGGTCTAGTGACCGAGACAAAAAAGTTTCGCTTAACAAAAACAAATGAAAAACTATTTCGAATCGAAGGTGAAGATTATTCCATCATCTTAGTCGCCGATAACCATTTGTATAAAAATAAAGATGGCAAATGGGCAGGTGTGTTATTTGTTGATGAGGGTGATTTGAACCAAAATCTTACCAAAGAAATTGGGAAATTGGATGACTTTCTAAATCAATTTGCCATACCAAAAGCTGATTTATTTTTAGAGACCGATGCTCCAAGAGATGATTGGCGGGTTGTACTGGGTTGGGAAAGATTTTGGCAGGAACAATTGTTATTACAAATGTCACCGAACTCTTTGGCACTTGCGATGTTGGCCATTGGAGACGAGTGTAAAGATTTTTTTGTTAAAATCGCAACCGAAAGGCAAAAACGCCTCGTAAGGGATGAATTGTTTTATTTGAACCTAGGAGTGAGTAACCAAAACAACCCACATTCCAAAACAAAAAATCTTTATGGTTTTGGTTCTGCATTAAAAGAATTTGGTAATAAAATCAATCTGATACAAGAAAGAAGAGAAAAGGAATTAGAACATGGAGCATAG
- a CDS encoding ATP-binding cassette domain-containing protein → MDSTNPPVIQIKNASLITKEGHSIWKSIGMEIKAGTIHGVIGESGSGKSTLALALFSILPDDSKFTYDQFSVLGCDVFSKDFTEKKNVFLVPQNPNLAFHPYRTIGSQVLDFLKLSNLTLVSEEMVLSYFDQLSIPRGHWNRVAKNLSGGEKQRILLTLAFLRLPKILVLDEPTTGLDAFSEKIVLETVQNFAKSGMTVVFITHELRIIESLASQVTIMKEGEVIETLPINNHQLEPNSEYGKQLKEASVLFQ, encoded by the coding sequence TTGGACTCGACTAATCCTCCTGTCATCCAAATCAAAAATGCCTCGTTAATCACAAAAGAAGGCCATTCCATATGGAAATCCATTGGAATGGAAATCAAAGCCGGAACCATTCATGGTGTCATCGGCGAATCTGGATCAGGAAAATCGACTCTTGCTCTTGCTTTATTTTCCATTTTACCAGACGATAGCAAATTTACTTATGATCAATTTTCTGTGTTAGGTTGTGACGTTTTTTCAAAAGATTTCACTGAGAAAAAAAATGTTTTCCTCGTCCCACAAAACCCCAATTTAGCTTTCCATCCGTATCGAACCATTGGGAGCCAAGTATTAGATTTTTTGAAACTATCAAATTTAACCCTTGTTTCAGAAGAAATGGTTTTATCCTATTTTGATCAATTATCCATCCCACGCGGGCATTGGAATCGGGTTGCCAAAAACCTTTCGGGTGGAGAAAAACAGAGGATCTTACTCACGTTAGCATTCCTTCGTTTACCAAAAATCTTAGTTTTGGATGAGCCAACAACGGGGCTCGATGCTTTTTCTGAAAAAATTGTCTTGGAAACTGTGCAAAACTTTGCAAAATCAGGGATGACAGTTGTTTTTATTACACATGAACTTCGGATCATCGAAAGTCTAGCATCCCAAGTTACGATAATGAAAGAAGGGGAAGTGATTGAAACGCTTCCCATAAACAACCACCAATTGGAGCCAAATTCGGAATATGGGAAACAACTTAAGGAAGCATCTGTTTTATTTCAGTAG
- a CDS encoding D-sedoheptulose 7-phosphate isomerase produces MEHSTIIQSQIEESIRVKEQLLPSLLPNISAAGNVLVDSLRNDGTLFFCGNGGSSCDASHIAAELVVRYKSGNERKAIPAIALNSDQAVLTACSNDYGYEFLFQRQVQAFGKQKDVFVGLTTSGNSQNIILAVEEAKKIGMKVVLLLGGDGGKLKGKADVEMIVPSKVTARIQESHILIGHILCSIIEKELFGLD; encoded by the coding sequence ATGGAGCATAGTACAATCATCCAGTCCCAAATTGAGGAATCCATCCGAGTCAAAGAGCAACTCCTTCCTTCTTTATTACCAAATATATCCGCTGCAGGAAACGTGTTAGTCGACTCATTACGAAATGATGGAACTTTGTTTTTTTGTGGAAATGGTGGATCTAGTTGTGATGCATCGCATATTGCAGCGGAGTTGGTTGTCCGTTATAAATCAGGGAATGAAAGGAAAGCAATTCCTGCGATCGCACTGAATAGTGACCAAGCGGTGTTAACTGCTTGTTCCAATGATTATGGATATGAATTTTTATTCCAAAGGCAAGTCCAAGCTTTTGGGAAACAAAAAGATGTTTTTGTTGGGTTAACAACTTCTGGAAATTCGCAAAACATCATTTTGGCGGTTGAAGAAGCTAAAAAAATTGGAATGAAAGTTGTTTTACTGCTTGGTGGAGATGGTGGGAAATTGAAAGGAAAAGCAGATGTTGAAATGATTGTTCCCTCTAAAGTCACTGCAAGGATTCAAGAATCCCATATTCTAATTGGACATATACTTTGTAGTATCATAGAGAAGGAATTGTTTGGACTCGACTAA
- a CDS encoding type II toxin-antitoxin system PemK/MazF family toxin, whose protein sequence is MTRGEIWWVDLGIPFGSEPGFKRPVFIIQNDAFNESNINTIIVVPLTTNMHLAKAPGNVLLTRKETNLSKDSVVNVSQIVTLDRERFMSKVSELKTKSINQIEEGIKLVLSLR, encoded by the coding sequence ATGACTCGTGGTGAGATTTGGTGGGTAGATCTAGGGATTCCATTTGGAAGTGAACCTGGATTCAAAAGACCTGTTTTCATCATTCAAAATGATGCTTTTAATGAAAGCAATATCAATACAATCATTGTCGTACCCTTGACAACGAATATGCATTTAGCAAAGGCTCCTGGGAATGTGTTGCTGACTCGAAAAGAGACAAACCTATCCAAAGATTCGGTTGTGAATGTTTCTCAAATCGTAACTCTTGATAGAGAAAGATTCATGAGTAAGGTATCAGAATTAAAAACAAAAAGTATCAATCAAATTGAAGAAGGAATTAAGTTGGTTCTTTCATTAAGATAG
- a CDS encoding FKBP-type peptidyl-prolyl cis-trans isomerase translates to MKQLFLTLSLFLFATGLSADELLIQDTKQGLGKEAIRGTTVVVHYTGKLTNGKVFDSSVDRGEPFSFQLGQGQVIQGWERGIVGMKEGGKRKLTIPPKFGYGDRAVGPIPANSTLVFDVELIKVK, encoded by the coding sequence ATGAAACAGTTATTTTTAACTCTCAGTTTATTTCTATTCGCGACAGGGCTTTCTGCTGACGAACTACTTATCCAAGACACCAAACAAGGGTTAGGGAAAGAGGCGATCCGTGGAACTACCGTGGTGGTTCACTATACGGGAAAACTTACCAATGGAAAGGTATTTGATTCTTCTGTCGACAGAGGGGAACCATTTAGTTTCCAATTGGGACAAGGCCAAGTGATCCAAGGTTGGGAACGTGGGATTGTTGGTATGAAGGAAGGTGGAAAACGTAAACTTACCATTCCTCCAAAGTTTGGATACGGTGACAGAGCTGTAGGTCCAATCCCTGCCAACTCTACACTTGTGTTTGATGTTGAGTTAATCAAAGTTAAATAA
- a CDS encoding O-antigen ligase family protein, with product MIGKETFHTVSYVFLWLFLAFSPFSISLSQIFAGCSLFFLFAHQIKKKEMPKFPNALLFWIGLYISFLIFPLIEYQQIHWKKDIVKSEFGDLWMGFLLLHQTSLTNIQKKKLQKAVLWGAFFLILSGIVSSIFPYRLAPYVMDGFRYVEGKRLPHLLTNSNGISIYLPIGFQSTHLTYGGLLALYLPSLWEKTYRLWKHSKSRFLFWKMSLVSLLVSGLGFFLLVLNQSRSIWIGFIFAGFLVLQKRKGSIRNILPWLVAFIFFILAIFILFYHTNWIFQRAIDDLFAKRSLENQRIWIHKMNFSILKEHFLLGIGAGNYGEQFTNFAIPIVKEFPALYYDLFITPKSHAHFDFLHDVLMGGIFAFCFYLGFLFFVTKQLDQTKSKFLFFLGIFVIFVAGSFQCYLLDDEVLLPFMGLLALLPTKYNLVQTKKQKSQISMSTFLVWKPVGNVSFSFVFLVLWLSLSLTTTYLWSRTEPGDLILHRTRTKDNFPSPFSQISISATKPVPLPPNTKDWYFKLSGCLDKEVNFRTNAVVRKKPIQLKLLWDSDFKEHLPNSIRVEIRKRESFDQDKEYKVHSERVLKTISLPITGKDHLVTVDSSDMKQEAPEFVDFGFWYVWESNTPYLPRIQINGNCE from the coding sequence ATGATTGGGAAAGAAACATTTCATACGGTTTCCTATGTTTTTCTCTGGCTTTTTTTGGCATTTTCCCCTTTTTCCATAAGCCTAAGCCAAATCTTCGCAGGGTGTTCCCTATTCTTTTTATTCGCACACCAAATCAAAAAAAAAGAAATGCCCAAGTTCCCAAATGCACTTCTTTTTTGGATCGGTCTCTACATTAGTTTTTTAATTTTTCCCCTCATCGAATACCAACAGATCCATTGGAAAAAAGACATCGTAAAATCGGAATTTGGTGATCTCTGGATGGGATTTTTACTCCTCCACCAAACATCTCTCACTAACATACAGAAAAAAAAATTACAAAAAGCAGTTCTTTGGGGAGCTTTTTTCCTAATCCTTTCAGGAATTGTTTCTTCGATTTTCCCATATAGGCTTGCTCCCTATGTGATGGATGGATTTCGTTATGTGGAAGGAAAACGGCTACCCCATTTACTCACAAATAGTAACGGCATTTCGATTTATTTGCCAATCGGTTTCCAGAGCACCCATTTAACTTATGGTGGCCTACTTGCTTTATACCTTCCTTCGTTATGGGAAAAAACCTATCGTTTGTGGAAACACAGTAAGAGTCGGTTTCTGTTTTGGAAGATGAGTCTTGTTTCTCTACTTGTTTCTGGATTGGGATTTTTTCTTTTGGTTTTGAACCAAAGTAGATCGATTTGGATTGGGTTTATCTTTGCTGGGTTTCTAGTCTTACAGAAAAGAAAAGGTTCCATTCGGAACATCCTTCCTTGGCTTGTCGCTTTTATATTTTTTATCTTAGCGATTTTTATACTTTTTTATCATACCAATTGGATTTTCCAAAGAGCCATCGACGATTTATTCGCTAAACGTTCGTTAGAGAACCAAAGAATCTGGATTCATAAAATGAACTTTTCTATCCTAAAAGAACATTTTCTTTTGGGAATTGGGGCAGGCAATTACGGAGAACAATTCACAAATTTCGCCATTCCCATTGTGAAAGAATTTCCTGCTTTATATTACGATTTATTCATCACCCCAAAATCCCATGCTCACTTTGATTTTCTACACGATGTTTTGATGGGGGGTATTTTTGCGTTTTGTTTCTACCTGGGATTTTTGTTCTTTGTCACCAAACAACTAGACCAAACGAAAAGTAAGTTTCTTTTTTTCTTGGGTATCTTTGTCATCTTTGTCGCAGGGAGTTTTCAATGTTATCTGTTAGATGATGAAGTGCTCCTTCCGTTCATGGGCCTTTTGGCATTACTTCCAACAAAATATAACTTAGTGCAAACAAAAAAGCAAAAGAGCCAAATTTCCATGTCCACGTTTCTTGTTTGGAAACCAGTAGGAAATGTATCGTTTTCATTTGTGTTTCTTGTCTTATGGTTATCTCTCTCCCTGACAACCACCTACCTTTGGAGTCGTACCGAACCAGGGGATTTGATCCTCCATAGAACAAGGACCAAAGATAACTTTCCAAGTCCCTTCTCACAAATATCCATCAGTGCTACAAAACCTGTCCCACTTCCACCGAATACCAAGGATTGGTATTTCAAACTTTCAGGCTGTTTGGACAAAGAAGTGAATTTTAGAACAAATGCTGTCGTCAGAAAAAAACCAATCCAGCTGAAACTGCTTTGGGATTCCGATTTTAAGGAGCACTTACCCAATTCGATTCGAGTGGAAATTCGAAAACGAGAAAGTTTTGACCAAGACAAAGAATACAAAGTGCACAGTGAACGTGTTCTCAAAACCATTTCGCTCCCCATCACAGGAAAAGATCATCTGGTCACCGTAGATTCAAGTGATATGAAACAGGAAGCACCAGAATTTGTTGATTTTGGATTTTGGTATGTGTGGGAATCGAATACGCCTTATTTACCTAGGATTCAAATCAATGGGAATTGTGAGTGA